From Segatella copri, the proteins below share one genomic window:
- a CDS encoding DUF5686 and carboxypeptidase-like regulatory domain-containing protein: MKGIKKLYFTVILLMISTLQMMAQQKITGRVIDDDGFAVPYASVQYKGHKIAVSSNGEGKFTIDKKPGLMLTVSALSYKSTSVKVDEKTNFLEIKLKDDTHKLTEVVVKSKKGRYKRKDNPAVELMRRVIAAKKKSDLSNHDYVQYDKYQKITLALNDLKKEQLESKFFQRRQYLLDQVETSPYNGKLTLPVSIDETVSQHIYRKDPKTEKDIIKGQQSNGIGQVIQTGEILNTALKEVFTDVDIYDDYVRLLQYPFPSPIGRTAISFYHYYIEDTVYVERDLCYHLQFIPANSQDFGFRGELYVLADSSLHVKKCNLYMPHNSDVNWVTDMKIEQEYTKLDNGEWVLSKDDMIAELHVNKLLQDLLVVRNTRITDYAFDALPKQLFKGKAKIRHDMDAMNRDEAYWNKYRQVDLTKSESSMDSFIHRMENSKGFKYIIFGVRALMENYVEVAHTKGKKVTVKDSLGVERDSIINDRRSLFDLGPINTFLSNNYVDGVRLRLAGRTMAALNPHFFWDGYGAYGLKSNKWYYGHVLTYSFNKKKNSPFEFPMRKLTFELGHDITSPSDDNLLHNKDNFFMTLRATTQDQMYQYHRQKVTFTYETDWGFRFDTSLRWQSNRTVGNLHYYRVSDGEEIRKIRTTEASVGLDYNPGVTYVNTKQQRLPINLDSPEISLRHTMGLDGFMGGQYQSNLTTLGIYKRQWLGSFGYMDFNIVGKAQWSKVPFTMLIQPPVNLSLFEQEATISMMKDWEFLSDRQLFWSVAWDMNGKLLNRIPLIKKLKWREYVAIKGVWGDLTSKNDPSKNINDEKLFKFPTNSYTFGKTPYWEFVAGVHNIFKFFGIDYVRRLNYYDHANISKWGIRMGFLMSF, encoded by the coding sequence ATGAAAGGTATTAAAAAGTTGTATTTTACAGTCATCCTTCTGATGATTTCTACACTTCAGATGATGGCTCAGCAGAAGATAACAGGCCGTGTCATCGATGACGACGGTTTTGCCGTTCCGTATGCAAGCGTGCAATACAAAGGACATAAAATCGCGGTTTCAAGCAACGGAGAAGGTAAGTTTACCATTGATAAGAAGCCGGGACTCATGCTCACCGTAAGCGCACTGAGCTACAAGAGCACATCGGTGAAGGTTGACGAAAAGACCAACTTCCTGGAAATCAAACTGAAAGACGATACGCACAAACTTACCGAAGTGGTGGTGAAATCGAAAAAAGGCCGCTACAAACGTAAGGATAATCCTGCCGTAGAACTGATGCGGCGCGTGATTGCTGCCAAGAAAAAGAGCGATCTGAGCAACCACGACTATGTGCAATATGATAAGTATCAGAAGATTACGCTCGCGCTCAACGACCTGAAGAAAGAACAGCTCGAAAGCAAGTTCTTCCAGCGCCGCCAGTATCTCCTCGACCAGGTAGAGACCTCTCCATACAACGGAAAGCTCACCCTGCCTGTCAGCATCGACGAGACGGTTTCACAGCATATTTACCGCAAAGATCCGAAGACCGAAAAGGACATCATCAAGGGTCAGCAGAGCAATGGAATCGGACAGGTAATCCAGACCGGAGAGATTCTCAACACCGCCCTGAAAGAGGTGTTCACCGATGTGGACATCTACGATGATTACGTGCGCCTGCTGCAGTATCCCTTCCCATCTCCTATCGGCAGAACTGCCATCAGCTTCTACCATTATTACATCGAAGATACGGTGTATGTGGAAAGAGACCTGTGCTACCATCTGCAGTTTATCCCAGCCAACAGCCAGGATTTCGGATTCCGAGGCGAACTCTATGTGCTTGCCGACAGCAGCCTGCACGTGAAGAAATGTAACCTCTACATGCCTCACAACAGCGATGTAAACTGGGTTACTGACATGAAGATTGAACAGGAGTACACCAAGCTTGACAACGGCGAGTGGGTGCTCTCTAAAGATGATATGATAGCCGAACTGCACGTCAACAAGCTCCTTCAGGACCTGCTGGTGGTGCGAAACACGCGAATCACCGATTATGCCTTCGATGCCTTGCCGAAGCAGCTCTTCAAGGGCAAGGCGAAGATCAGGCACGATATGGATGCGATGAACCGCGATGAGGCTTACTGGAACAAATACCGACAGGTGGACCTCACGAAGAGTGAATCGTCGATGGACAGTTTTATCCACCGCATGGAGAACTCCAAGGGATTCAAATACATCATCTTCGGTGTGAGAGCCCTGATGGAGAACTATGTGGAAGTGGCTCATACCAAGGGCAAGAAGGTAACGGTGAAAGACAGTCTGGGTGTTGAAAGAGACAGCATCATCAACGACCGCCGCAGCCTCTTCGACCTGGGACCTATCAACACGTTCCTCTCCAACAACTACGTAGACGGCGTGCGCCTGCGTCTGGCGGGCAGAACGATGGCAGCCCTCAACCCTCACTTCTTCTGGGATGGTTACGGCGCCTATGGTCTGAAGAGCAACAAGTGGTATTACGGCCATGTGCTCACCTATTCGTTCAACAAGAAGAAGAACAGTCCGTTCGAATTCCCGATGCGCAAGCTTACCTTCGAGCTGGGGCATGATATTACATCTCCATCCGATGATAACCTGCTGCACAACAAGGACAACTTCTTCATGACCCTCCGTGCCACCACGCAGGACCAGATGTATCAGTATCACCGCCAGAAGGTGACCTTCACCTACGAAACCGACTGGGGTTTCCGCTTCGACACCAGCCTCCGCTGGCAGAGCAACCGCACCGTGGGCAATCTCCACTACTACAGAGTGAGCGACGGCGAGGAAATACGCAAGATACGCACTACAGAGGCGAGTGTAGGCTTAGATTACAACCCGGGTGTCACCTATGTCAACACCAAGCAGCAGCGCCTGCCTATCAACCTCGACAGTCCTGAAATCTCGCTTCGCCACACCATGGGCTTAGACGGATTCATGGGCGGCCAGTATCAGAGCAACCTCACCACGCTGGGCATTTACAAGCGCCAGTGGCTGGGAAGCTTCGGCTATATGGATTTCAACATCGTGGGCAAGGCGCAGTGGAGCAAAGTGCCTTTCACCATGCTCATCCAGCCACCGGTCAACCTCTCTCTCTTCGAGCAGGAGGCAACCATCAGCATGATGAAGGACTGGGAGTTCCTGAGCGACCGCCAGCTGTTCTGGTCAGTAGCCTGGGATATGAACGGCAAGCTGCTCAACCGCATTCCGCTCATCAAGAAGCTGAAGTGGCGTGAATATGTAGCCATCAAGGGTGTTTGGGGCGATTTGACCAGCAAGAACGACCCGAGCAAGAACATCAATGATGAGAAGCTCTTCAAGTTCCCTACCAACTCCTATACCTTTGGCAAGACGCCATACTGGGAGTTTGTAGCCGGCGTGCACAACATCTTCAAGTTCTTCGGAATCGATTATGTTCGCCGCCTCAACTATTATGACCATGCAAACATTTCAAAATGGGGCATCCGTATGGGTTTCCTCATGTCATTCTAA
- a CDS encoding phosphatidylglycerophosphatase A family protein gives MNNKGNLTDERPPLLPVIIGTGFGSGFWPWGPGTAGSVLATLIWAALAYGLGITGESLQSITFFLVIVSTILGTWATAQLQPYWGEDPSRVVIDEMAGVWIPLSLLTPLTAQGEVKDAWWWALVALVLFRFFDMVKPLGIKKLDNRQGAFYVMADDLLGGLYAAVSLIIIKIILVSAGII, from the coding sequence ATGAATAACAAGGGAAATCTTACCGACGAGCGGCCCCCTTTGCTGCCCGTCATCATAGGCACCGGTTTCGGCAGTGGCTTCTGGCCTTGGGGACCGGGAACGGCGGGCTCTGTATTGGCAACCCTCATCTGGGCAGCCCTGGCTTACGGGCTCGGTATTACGGGTGAGAGCTTGCAGAGCATCACCTTCTTTCTCGTCATTGTTTCCACCATTCTGGGCACTTGGGCAACAGCGCAGTTGCAGCCTTACTGGGGCGAGGATCCCAGCCGTGTGGTCATCGACGAGATGGCTGGCGTATGGATTCCCCTGTCGTTGCTGACTCCGCTTACCGCTCAGGGCGAAGTGAAAGATGCCTGGTGGTGGGCATTGGTGGCACTTGTTCTCTTCCGCTTCTTTGATATGGTGAAACCGCTGGGCATCAAGAAACTGGATAACAGGCAGGGTGCCTTCTATGTGATGGCTGATGATCTGCTGGGCGGCCTCTATGCAGCCGTTTCTTTAATCATCATCAAGATCATACTGGTTTCGGCAGGAATCATCTAG
- a CDS encoding CDP-alcohol phosphatidyltransferase family protein: MNYRDFLQKVIYAIINPLIKGMIAVGITPNIVTFVGFLGNIVAAGFFLDAAWMLGTEQADYASCMVTVGWGGFIILAAGLFDMMDGRLARMSGKSSLFGALWDSTLDRYSELVSLFGICLIFVRMQGDMTWFWMGVVTFAAMIGSVMVSYVRARAEGLDIECKVGFMQRPERVVVTAVTAMITGFTGNIWWLAGGMILIAVLANITAFWRIWHCYVVMNAHK; encoded by the coding sequence ATGAATTATAGAGATTTCTTACAAAAAGTTATCTATGCCATCATCAATCCACTTATCAAGGGGATGATAGCAGTAGGTATTACTCCTAACATTGTCACCTTCGTAGGATTCCTGGGCAATATCGTGGCAGCCGGTTTCTTCCTCGATGCTGCATGGATGCTCGGAACAGAGCAGGCTGACTATGCATCTTGCATGGTTACTGTAGGATGGGGTGGATTCATCATCCTCGCAGCCGGTCTCTTCGATATGATGGATGGCCGATTGGCACGTATGAGCGGCAAGAGCAGTCTCTTCGGTGCACTCTGGGATTCTACACTCGACCGCTACAGCGAACTGGTAAGTCTCTTTGGCATCTGCCTCATCTTCGTACGTATGCAGGGTGATATGACCTGGTTCTGGATGGGCGTAGTCACCTTTGCAGCGATGATCGGTTCAGTGATGGTAAGTTATGTCCGTGCCCGTGCCGAGGGTTTGGATATAGAGTGCAAGGTAGGTTTCATGCAGCGTCCTGAGCGCGTTGTGGTTACCGCCGTTACTGCGATGATTACCGGCTTTACGGGCAATATCTGGTGGCTGGCTGGCGGCATGATTCTGATTGCCGTTCTGGCAAACATCACCGCTTTCTGGCGCATCTGGCATTGTTATGTTGTGATGAACGCTCATAAATAA
- a CDS encoding phosphatase PAP2 family protein gives MFSIYLIILLAVLAAWKKTRRFAFYFLPWFLFGIIYDSMRLYPNYMVNDIDVANLYHAEKSLFGIAASSSAELQAVADHSQLMIPGEYFKVHHCGFADFWAGIFYLCWVPVPIAFALYLYLTKQLNWFKRFSWAFLLVNVIGFIGYYIYPAAPPWYAMNYGFKAVLNTPGNVAGLGRWDAMTGLHVFHGLYGKNANVFAAVPSLHAAYMFLTTIYAVMSRKRWYTVVLFACICLGIWWTAVYSGHHYIIDVMLGILTTIVGVLLMESKRLWARLKKNS, from the coding sequence GTGTTTAGTATCTATCTGATTATCCTTCTGGCGGTACTCGCAGCCTGGAAGAAGACACGCCGTTTTGCCTTCTATTTTCTGCCTTGGTTCCTCTTTGGAATCATCTACGATTCGATGCGCCTTTATCCTAACTATATGGTGAACGATATTGATGTGGCGAATCTCTATCATGCAGAAAAGTCGCTCTTCGGCATTGCTGCTTCATCCAGCGCAGAACTGCAGGCTGTAGCCGACCATAGCCAGCTGATGATTCCGGGCGAATACTTCAAGGTTCACCATTGCGGTTTTGCCGATTTCTGGGCAGGCATCTTCTATCTCTGCTGGGTTCCGGTGCCTATCGCCTTTGCCCTTTATCTGTATCTTACGAAACAGCTTAACTGGTTCAAGCGTTTCTCCTGGGCTTTCCTGCTGGTGAATGTCATCGGCTTCATCGGCTACTACATCTATCCGGCTGCTCCGCCCTGGTATGCGATGAACTATGGCTTCAAGGCTGTGCTCAATACACCGGGCAATGTGGCTGGTCTGGGCAGATGGGACGCAATGACCGGACTTCACGTGTTCCACGGACTCTACGGCAAGAATGCCAATGTCTTTGCTGCCGTGCCTAGTCTGCATGCTGCCTATATGTTCCTCACCACGATTTATGCTGTGATGAGCCGTAAACGCTGGTATACGGTGGTGCTCTTCGCCTGCATCTGTCTGGGCATCTGGTGGACGGCAGTTTATTCCGGTCATCATTATATCATTGATGTCATGTTGGGTATTCTTACTACGATAGTAGGCGTACTGCTTATGGAATCCAAGAGATTATGGGCAAGATTAAAGAAGAACTCGTAA
- a CDS encoding GtrA family protein — protein sequence MGKIKEELVTFGKAELTASCASVIDFGLAFFLSDIIGIYYGLANALGVISGGITNCILNYRYVFGDSKSKKKSVAWRYFIIWGISWLLNSGGTIALTEFLNAHEHIQLHYMIPKSIVSLLVAIFVNYPGQKKFVFKQ from the coding sequence ATGGGCAAGATTAAAGAAGAACTCGTAACCTTCGGCAAGGCGGAACTGACTGCCTCCTGCGCCTCTGTGATAGACTTCGGACTGGCATTCTTCCTCTCAGATATCATCGGCATTTATTACGGACTTGCCAATGCACTGGGAGTGATAAGTGGCGGCATTACCAACTGCATACTGAATTACCGTTATGTGTTCGGTGATTCCAAGAGCAAGAAAAAGAGTGTAGCCTGGCGCTATTTTATCATCTGGGGCATCAGTTGGTTGCTCAATTCGGGCGGCACTATCGCCCTGACCGAATTTCTGAATGCGCACGAACATATTCAGCTGCATTATATGATTCCGAAGAGTATTGTGTCTCTGCTGGTAGCGATATTCGTTAACTATCCCGGACAGAAGAAATTTGTTTTTAAGCAGTAA
- a CDS encoding LacI family DNA-binding transcriptional regulator, protein MKQRRTSLKDLADQLGVSIATVSRALRNSHEVGEEMTQKVKSLAKELNYRPNPFAQSLRKEAPRVIGVIVPNLVTHYYAAVLDGIEDYAVKNGYSVISANSHENTEHEKRAVENFLNMHVEGIIACLAQDTVDYSHFEQLHKMGVPLVFFARCCLEDKFSQVVGNGDVAAQEATQHMIDTGSRRIAFIGGPNHLDMVRRRKHGYLEALRENRIPIDRDLVVCDKIDFDVARNATLRLLEKEDRPDAILAFNDIITYAAFDAIKEKGLRIPEDVAIIGFTDGDTAAFVTPKLSAIMDKAHEQGTTACDLLMRSINGDEKIYKKVVPMILKIRESSEKNDVK, encoded by the coding sequence ATGAAACAACGAAGAACATCTTTGAAAGACCTCGCCGATCAACTTGGCGTCAGCATAGCAACTGTATCTAGAGCCCTGCGAAACAGCCATGAAGTGGGTGAGGAGATGACTCAAAAGGTGAAAAGCCTTGCCAAGGAGCTCAATTATCGACCAAACCCCTTTGCACAGAGCCTCAGAAAAGAAGCACCTAGGGTGATTGGTGTAATTGTGCCAAACCTGGTGACTCATTATTATGCTGCCGTGCTGGATGGTATAGAAGATTATGCCGTAAAGAATGGTTATTCGGTGATCAGCGCCAATAGCCACGAGAATACAGAACACGAGAAGAGAGCGGTAGAAAACTTCCTGAATATGCATGTGGAAGGCATCATCGCCTGTCTGGCACAGGATACGGTCGACTATTCTCACTTCGAGCAGTTGCATAAGATGGGCGTTCCACTGGTGTTCTTTGCCCGTTGTTGCTTAGAAGATAAGTTCTCCCAGGTAGTAGGCAATGGTGATGTTGCCGCCCAAGAGGCTACCCAGCATATGATAGATACCGGTTCGCGCCGCATCGCCTTTATCGGCGGTCCAAACCATCTTGATATGGTGCGCCGCAGAAAACACGGTTATCTGGAGGCTCTGAGAGAGAACCGCATCCCTATCGACCGTGACCTCGTGGTTTGCGACAAAATCGATTTCGATGTGGCACGAAACGCTACCCTCCGTCTCCTCGAAAAGGAGGACAGACCTGATGCCATCCTCGCCTTTAACGATATTATCACTTATGCCGCCTTCGATGCTATCAAGGAAAAAGGGCTCCGCATACCAGAGGATGTTGCTATCATCGGTTTTACCGATGGTGATACTGCTGCCTTCGTTACGCCTAAACTCTCGGCTATCATGGACAAGGCGCACGAACAGGGAACCACAGCCTGTGATCTACTCATGAGAAGTATCAATGGTGATGAAAAAATCTACAAGAAAGTGGTACCGATGATTCTGAAAATACGCGAAAGTTCTGAAAAAAACGACGTGAAATAA
- a CDS encoding hybrid sensor histidine kinase/response regulator transcription factor, producing the protein MMIKKQNYLKHAIVLFLLLLLMQPERAWAAYENVEFSSLTNHDGLTNSQVGAILKDTRGYIWFGTQSGLCRFDGFRMKTFYYSNTDDKSLPNNSVDELQQDYDGNIWVHTSVGYSIYKYDEEQFDRKPEEWLKNIHVQGPPYKLLIDKDKNMWIAVYGQGLYYHNAKTRNTYLFKFTKKAQPGCLKEGNISKITEVDGDALITYADGTICRVNGQKQKVLWYNSFLATHRVAGDNGAYTFYDGIGGFWVSVSNANYVYQSKTGKWTDARSYLTNMGIAIPCPTRILMRDIARDKAGNLWVASDHNGLFFVDFKRKICRQYVHSEAKGSIVDNSLQKVYVDDEGAIWVGSYKNGVAYYSPAAQKFTTIPLGDVCTITQDLNGNLWCGTNDSGIVCYSPLTGQSWRFSQAETGLTSDIVVSSVTMADGTMYFGTFNGGLAQYKNGRWKSFQAAPGGLANNSVWCLAEDPYHRLIIGTLGSGFQIYNPESGKFTTYNVQNSGITSDFINSLFLPNKDEILIGHSQNYSIFNFGTRKVTNVNTTKDGQPFPSPSLNYMMKDSRGILWMASPAGVTMYDEASGQLESINDLNGTQGTVGCMVLEDKQHNIWLVSEFIVTRVTLTKNNQGKWDITMISFNSLDGLQSRQFNQRSACLMRNGAIAIGGQDGINIINPAKILPAQKHAKVLFSGFVLFDHPLKAGEEFEGRVPLAKSLDTNPELDLSYKDKAFTIQLASDQVSIPARCRFLYRMKGLDDKWMLTPEGRPEATFTNLSSGSYVLEAKVVNADGSVSEEVSTLKIHIHPPFYLSIWAFIVYIILIGVAFYLYRKRMLEKQRVKFELQSKEDSIKKTKELNELKLNFFTNVSHELRTPLTLIISPLVNMIREERDESKRRKLEMIHRNATRLLNLVNQILDFRKIDQNKEKLTLSHIDIVSFVDNICTSFRTLANSKVTLAFDSTMPSLQMSFDADKVGKIVNNLLSNAYKFTPDGGFITVSLSVAFRQRVGDKDSDMLRISVSDTGKGISDKEKEHVFERFYQVNGTEMQPQGGSGIGLNLVKKFAELHGGKVDVTDNPSGGTIFMVDLPIESSTTSNSTAHLGSLRAAPIITTVHQATDEDPDAGKNVLYGMSKHAHQPGESMIKKPVVLLVDDSEDFREFMNEVLTDYTVVEAVNGQDAWNKIIDRRPDIILSDVMMPVMDGNELCRMCKDNDETTAIPFIMLSARMGDEQRKESLKCGADEYIAKPFDIDMLNLCILNLLKKRKNVSTEYVITEADRKFIDEVNAYIRDNMSNPETSVESLSTHLSISRVQLYKRMISLTGITPSEYLRTKRIKFAEHLLRSGDLNISEIAYKVGFNNPRYFTKYFQDAYGVTPSQYRKNLSESE; encoded by the coding sequence ATGATGATAAAAAAACAAAACTACTTGAAACATGCCATCGTGCTGTTTCTGCTCTTGCTGCTCATGCAGCCGGAGAGGGCATGGGCTGCCTATGAAAACGTAGAATTCAGCAGCCTCACCAATCATGATGGACTTACGAACAGTCAGGTGGGTGCCATCCTCAAGGACACCAGAGGCTACATCTGGTTCGGTACCCAGTCGGGACTGTGCCGCTTTGACGGCTTCCGTATGAAAACTTTCTATTATAGCAACACTGATGATAAGTCGCTGCCTAACAATTCGGTAGATGAACTTCAGCAAGACTATGATGGAAATATCTGGGTGCATACCTCTGTGGGTTACAGCATCTACAAATATGATGAAGAGCAGTTTGACCGCAAACCGGAAGAATGGCTCAAAAACATCCACGTGCAGGGACCTCCTTACAAACTCCTGATAGATAAGGATAAGAACATGTGGATAGCTGTCTACGGACAGGGACTCTACTATCATAATGCCAAAACCAGAAATACCTACCTTTTTAAATTTACCAAAAAGGCTCAGCCGGGCTGTCTGAAAGAGGGAAATATCAGTAAAATAACCGAGGTTGACGGCGATGCGCTCATTACCTATGCTGATGGTACAATCTGCCGTGTCAACGGACAGAAACAGAAGGTTCTCTGGTACAATTCCTTCCTTGCCACCCATAGAGTAGCCGGTGATAATGGTGCCTATACTTTCTATGATGGTATAGGAGGTTTCTGGGTTTCAGTAAGCAATGCCAATTATGTGTATCAGTCAAAGACCGGGAAATGGACCGATGCCCGTTCTTATCTTACAAACATGGGCATTGCTATTCCTTGCCCAACCCGTATTCTGATGCGTGATATTGCCCGCGATAAGGCTGGCAATCTCTGGGTGGCTTCCGACCATAACGGTCTCTTCTTCGTTGATTTCAAACGCAAAATCTGCCGTCAGTATGTTCATTCCGAAGCAAAGGGAAGTATCGTTGACAATTCCCTGCAGAAGGTTTATGTGGATGATGAGGGAGCTATCTGGGTAGGTAGTTACAAGAACGGCGTGGCCTATTATTCGCCTGCCGCTCAGAAATTCACAACTATTCCGCTTGGTGATGTGTGTACAATCACGCAGGATCTGAATGGTAATCTCTGGTGTGGAACCAATGATAGCGGTATTGTTTGCTACAGTCCACTTACCGGACAGAGCTGGCGATTCTCACAGGCTGAAACCGGTCTGACTTCGGATATTGTGGTCAGCAGCGTAACCATGGCTGATGGTACGATGTATTTCGGAACCTTCAATGGTGGACTTGCCCAATATAAAAATGGCAGATGGAAGAGCTTTCAGGCAGCTCCTGGCGGACTTGCCAATAACAGCGTCTGGTGTCTTGCCGAAGATCCGTATCATCGCCTGATTATCGGAACCTTGGGCTCAGGCTTCCAGATTTATAATCCTGAAAGTGGTAAATTCACAACCTACAATGTTCAGAATTCGGGTATTACCAGCGATTTTATCAACTCGCTCTTCCTGCCGAATAAAGATGAAATTCTGATAGGTCATTCGCAGAATTATTCTATCTTTAATTTCGGAACCCGAAAGGTAACCAATGTGAATACAACCAAGGACGGACAGCCTTTCCCTAGTCCTTCCCTGAATTACATGATGAAGGATAGCCGAGGCATCTTGTGGATGGCTTCGCCTGCGGGTGTCACCATGTATGATGAGGCTTCAGGACAGTTGGAGTCAATCAATGACCTCAATGGTACGCAGGGCACGGTAGGCTGTATGGTGCTCGAAGATAAGCAGCATAACATCTGGCTGGTTTCTGAATTTATCGTTACCCGTGTTACGCTGACCAAGAACAATCAGGGCAAATGGGACATTACGATGATTAGTTTCAATTCGCTCGATGGCTTGCAGAGCCGCCAGTTTAACCAGCGTTCTGCCTGTCTGATGAGAAATGGAGCCATCGCCATCGGCGGTCAGGATGGTATTAATATCATCAATCCTGCCAAGATCCTTCCTGCTCAGAAACATGCAAAAGTCTTGTTTAGCGGTTTCGTACTCTTCGATCATCCGCTCAAGGCTGGTGAGGAGTTTGAAGGAAGAGTGCCTCTGGCTAAATCGTTGGATACCAACCCGGAACTGGATCTCAGCTATAAGGACAAGGCGTTTACCATACAGCTGGCTTCCGACCAGGTAAGTATTCCGGCACGCTGCCGTTTCCTCTATCGCATGAAGGGACTTGATGACAAATGGATGCTGACACCGGAGGGACGTCCGGAGGCTACCTTTACCAATCTCTCTTCAGGCAGCTATGTCCTGGAGGCAAAGGTGGTGAATGCTGATGGTAGTGTGAGCGAAGAGGTGAGCACGCTCAAGATTCATATTCACCCGCCTTTCTATCTCTCTATATGGGCGTTCATAGTATATATTATATTAATAGGTGTAGCTTTCTATCTCTATCGTAAACGCATGCTCGAAAAGCAACGTGTAAAATTCGAACTCCAGAGCAAGGAAGACAGTATAAAGAAGACTAAGGAGTTGAATGAACTCAAACTCAACTTCTTTACCAATGTGAGCCACGAACTCCGTACTCCGCTTACCCTGATTATCTCGCCGCTGGTCAATATGATCAGAGAAGAAAGAGATGAAAGTAAACGCAGAAAGCTGGAGATGATTCATCGCAATGCTACCCGTTTGCTCAATCTTGTAAACCAGATTCTCGACTTCCGCAAGATTGACCAGAACAAGGAGAAACTTACCCTGTCGCATATCGACATTGTGAGCTTCGTTGACAATATCTGTACTTCGTTCCGTACTTTGGCAAACAGCAAAGTAACGCTTGCCTTCGATTCTACGATGCCTAGTCTGCAGATGTCGTTTGATGCTGATAAGGTAGGAAAAATCGTGAATAACCTCTTGAGCAATGCCTATAAGTTTACGCCAGATGGAGGATTTATCACCGTTTCTCTGAGTGTTGCATTCCGCCAGCGTGTAGGAGACAAGGATTCGGATATGCTCCGCATCTCAGTATCTGATACTGGCAAGGGCATCAGCGATAAGGAGAAGGAACATGTGTTTGAGCGCTTCTATCAGGTTAATGGTACTGAAATGCAGCCGCAGGGTGGTAGCGGAATAGGTTTGAACCTGGTAAAGAAGTTTGCCGAACTGCATGGCGGTAAGGTGGATGTTACAGATAATCCAAGCGGAGGAACCATCTTTATGGTAGACCTTCCGATAGAGAGCAGTACCACCTCTAATTCTACGGCACATCTCGGATCTCTGCGTGCAGCACCTATCATAACCACGGTGCATCAGGCTACTGATGAGGATCCGGATGCAGGTAAGAACGTTCTCTACGGAATGAGTAAACATGCGCATCAGCCTGGAGAATCGATGATCAAGAAGCCGGTAGTGCTTCTCGTTGACGACAGTGAGGACTTCCGTGAGTTTATGAACGAAGTATTGACAGACTATACGGTTGTTGAGGCTGTCAATGGTCAGGATGCCTGGAACAAGATCATCGACCGTCGTCCAGACATCATTCTGAGCGACGTGATGATGCCTGTGATGGATGGTAACGAACTCTGCCGGATGTGTAAGGACAATGACGAAACAACAGCCATACCTTTCATCATGCTCTCAGCCCGTATGGGAGATGAGCAACGTAAGGAAAGTCTGAAGTGTGGTGCTGACGAGTATATTGCCAAACCATTCGATATTGATATGTTGAATCTCTGTATTCTGAACCTCTTGAAGAAACGCAAGAATGTGAGCACAGAATATGTAATAACAGAGGCCGACCGCAAATTTATCGATGAGGTGAATGCTTATATCCGCGACAATATGAGCAATCCTGAAACATCGGTAGAATCGCTGAGTACTCATCTTAGCATTTCACGCGTACAATTATATAAACGCATGATTTCGCTGACGGGTATTACACCTTCTGAGTATCTCAGAACCAAGCGTATCAAATTTGCAGAGCATCTGCTCCGCTCGGGCGACTTGAACATCAGTGAAATAGCCTATAAGGTGGGATTCAATAATCCGCGTTATTTCACTAAATACTTCCAAGACGCGTATGGCGTTACGCCGTCTCAATATCGTAAAAATCTGTCAGAATCAGAGTAG